TCCCCACTCGCATCTCCAGGGGAGCCCTGGGTCTCCTCCCACCCGTTTCTCGACTCGACCACAGGTACGTCCTGTGCAGGATCCTCTTCTTTAAAGTATACACTTAGAACTTCAGTTGCCACGGCCTCGTTTAACGAATCCCAGCTTCTCTTCACCGAGAAGGGCATATTCAAACCACGCTCCCCCGCCCCGGGGGGAGCGCCCTGCCCGGGCTCCTCCTCTGTGTGGCTCTTGAAAAGGCAGTCCTTTTCTTCGCGATCAACGTGATCTGCGTCGTCGTCGGCTGAGCCCCACAGCTGAGGGTAATCGGGGGCGGGTATCTGGAGGACGTGGTCTGGGATTTCCCAGGCGGGATGCCCTGCCGCGCAAGACGCGCTGGAGTCGCCGTTTCCGATGACACGGGTCTCTCCTGAAGCCAGCAGCACGCAGTCCGGTTGCCTGGCGCTTCCTCCTCCAAGGAAGGGCCGAGTCGTGTGACCCTTGTTTGTGGCACTGGCCCAGGAGCCCCTGTCCCCCTGGGGGCACCCGGGATCGCCAGCGAGTTGCAGGGCAGCAGCGGGGCCGAGGCCATTGACGGCCCCGCCAGTCTTCTCAGCGCAGGGTCCCCCGGCCGTGTCCCCCGGGAGAAGCGGTCCTTGGGGCGGCCCGCAGGGCTCCTGCAGCGCAGCCGTTTGGTACCTGCTCGTGGTCCTCTTGGAGCTCTCGCTCGGAGGGTCATCCTTGTGTACCAGCACTTCGCGGCTCTGTTTGCCTTTTAACTTAACGGCATCGTCTTCATCTAACTTGCAGCTGTTTACTTCGTTGACATAACCAGGGGAGGGCACTTGAACTGGATCCAAGAGATAGCTGGGGTGAGAAGAAGGGAGACCAGTCGGGTTAAGTATTAACTTTATTAATAACTAACTTTCATTATTAATATATCTACTACAGGCTCTGCTGTTTTCTACAATTCCTATAAATTTCCATGATTACTCTTTTAAGTCTATATGTGTGcctcattaaatatatatagttgGTATAAAAATGTTCTACCAACTGGAAATAGATCTTAAGAAGGGATTCAAAAAAGGGCAGGAAGAAGTTACAGAACAAAGTGGGTCatgaaattgaaaaacaaacaaaaaatgtaaataaataaaacaaatatccaaCAACAGGAAAATAACTGGTTAAGAACTGATGGTTCAACccctcaatggaatattatgtagtAATTAAAATATGAAGTCTGGACTAGCAGGAAAGATacttacaataaatatttttctgaatagaGCCTAACATCAGATTATAATTATAGTGGAATAAAACTTATATATGtaggtaggtgtgtgtgtgtgtgtatacctatatctatctatatatagatctatatatagatagatatagatacggAACAGAACTAACATAATAAAGATAGTTTTGTCAAGGAAGCAAAATCATCAGttaatttttcccctttattttataCAGAATTATATTCATGTTGCCCaaatttttatgaaatagaaTCTGGACAAAATTGAAAGCACATATGTGACTGGGGTGTTTTCAGTGATGCCATTTCAGGCATCTTCAAAAACTCAAACTTTCTTTGCATTGAAGCTCTCTGGAGGAATGTAAATTCAACCCAAACCAAATTCAGCCTCAGAGAAAGACAGCGTTCCCAACACACTCTGAGCATTgcgcaaaaaatgtttaaaaatccagGCCTCGTGTTCTTTTAAATGACATTAAAGTGGTTCCAAACTCTTAATTTCCTGGCAATGGTGGTCATGCCCCAAGCTGGGTGAATGCATTGAACCCATGCAGGGTGTTTAAAGTGCTTGCATAGTAATCACAAATTCCTCCATTCGGATGGGACGTTTTGTTCAATGTTACCTTTGTAGCATTTTACAGCACCTGCACCCCATCTGGATTGCTTTTTGTTATCATCTggaaaaaaaggcataaaaaggagagaacagagtgaaggacattttattttattttatttttaaaataaaaagtgttcgTTTTATTGTAGGAAGATACATTAATTCTTTGAAATCAGAGTGAAAGTGTTGCGCGATTTAATTCTATATAAATGACTGAATATACAAAGTGTCAAATATAAACAGTAGTGTAAAATAAATTGGCAGAAATAATTATTCAACCAGTAGCAATACTTAAGACTACCATTTGAAAGATCTTCTATaaacaaagaatggaaaaatactGTTATAAGATTTTACAGCACAGAATTGAATTCCATCCTAATTCATTACTATTATACTTCTTCAGTATTAGTGGACCCACATTATCTCCAGTCAATTTGTTGTGTTTATCGTGTGAACCATCACAGGCAGGAAACGTCTTAGAACGCCAACACCTACAATTAGCTGCTTTAGTAAGACACAAATCTTCAATGGTTATTTCATTCACCACTTTGGGATTTTCCTTTTGTATTGTAAGATTAATCAAGTTATCCTTCTGCTGCTTTTTCTTCGGGAGGAATGGACGAACCGCAAGGTAGTGCAAGTACACCGAGGAAAGGCAATAATCAAAGCCATTCTGAAACTGTGAGCCGGGCGATCCTGGTAATGCTCTCGGGGACTGGGAGCTGCTTAAGATAACGCGGGGAGCTGCACCTTCAACACGCGGACCGTGGCCTCCAGCACCTTCCCGGCCAGCGGCGCCCGCTCCTCTCCCGGCCCCGCCGGCGGCTCCGCCGCTCTCCGGCCGAGCTTCGGGCGCTTGCGCGGAGAGCGGAAGCAGCAGGCGGGCGCTCTCGGCCTGGACTGGGCCGGGGAGGCTGAATGACATTTTAATAGGAATtaagtttgctttttctttcctagatACACTCAAAGTTAGTAGAGTTACAATTTTTGGCAAAAGGATAACGCGATTCAGGGAGGGCACTGGTTACCCGGAATACCTTCACGTATCTAAAATCACAGATTCAGAGttctcaaacatttatttacactTGTCTCTTGTGCCAGACCTTTCCCCAGCCCTGGGAGTTATGCCATCTccactttgcaaatgaggaaaaaacAGGTTGACGAATGTTAGGGAGAGAAAGGTGGGACTGAAAAGGACCTGTGCGTTTTCTCTTCCATTGCCTTCCACAGGGGACGTGGGCTTAACCGGGGTgcagcccacgtgcagcagcagaTGGTGTAAGAGAGTGGAGAGGTTTCCGCGGCAGGGGATTAGCTACTCAGCATTAAAAGATGTCAGGGTACGGCAGCTGATCTCTACGTTCCATGTTACAGACCTGAGGAGATTAGAGCTGGAGGGATCATCACAAGCTTTACTTGGACTAAACTGcttctgttttgcttttcccaCCACGAGTCCCATCCTGGCTACGATCCATGGACTCCACTCTCTGGCAGTTCAAGGACACGCCCCTTCGGGCTTGCTGGTGGCAGATGGACTCATGTCTTTGCTTCTTTCATTTCCCACCTGCCCTCTGTCCCCTGGCCTCTCCCAAGTTGCATTTTCCCCTCATGATTGCCCTCTGAATAAAACCTTCTCTTCATGTAAAACTGACCACACTGTTCTGGTCTTTTCTGAAAATCCTAAAAATTAGTATGGAAGAAACTTTAAGTCATCTTCCATCTCTAACAGCTACAACCTTTAAGAAGACAAGCCAGTGACAGAATCTTAAGCCCTAGTCCCTTTGTCTCCATGAGATGCATGTactagggagagagagggatCGCTCATCGTCAGCTGTGTCACTGCTTCCtctgttctctctccttcttttcaaTCATGCATGAATTTCCCAGGATGCTACTTCATAAGCCTTTAACCACAGAGAAAATTACTGGTGCCTTTTAAGAAGTATAGACTAGTTGGTTGGTTAGAGGAAACTAGATTTACACCCCCCCCCGCCACACATACATAAAGATATCCAACATCCACATTCTAATCTCTGGAACTTGTGACTGTTACCTCGTGTGATCAAGAAAgaaagtctttgcagatgtgattacagatttgagatggggagattgccTGGATTATTTGGGTCAGGTCCCAGCTCTGCCGTGTAACTTTGGGCCTCAgctatttcatctgtaaatggggataatgacgCATCTACCACATAGCATTGTTGGAgattatatgagttaatattCATAATAAGCATATACTTATTACTCAGCTTTGTCTAGATACAGCATGCTTAAACAAAAAGACGGAAGCTTTGCacctaagaaagaaagaatctagTTGTCATgacgtacacacacatacaaacaagaGCATTAACAATACCAAGTAATACTTGTTTCCAGAATAAGGGCCAAATGGTATATTTCTATCAACTGTGGCGCCAACTGAAAGACGCGCACCCCAAGTGCAACAAGAATTCCACAGAGAGAGAAATCACTGGTGGCTTAGCCAGCGATATGTGTACaaccttttcctttttcaatgCACTCTCAATGAAATTACCCCATTTTCCAAGCCCAGGATTTTGTTTCCAGCCTCTGCTCCCCACTTATGTCCATTTGctgcaaataatttatatatcagCTGGATAACAGGTTCAAGAGCCCCCTGTGCGCTTCCTCCCCACcatcagcccctcccctccccacttgcGCCCTCAAAATCTGGCGTTTCCATGCTTGCAGTACCTTTGTTTATCTtggaatctgtttttaaaaagtcaggagGATAGGAggcaagaaaaaaagtcaaagaaaagaaaaaaagaaaaagaaaaaagtgtttgaGAGAGGGGCAGACTACAGGTCTTAATGATGTAATTGAAGCAATCGTGAGATGTGAATTACTGAAAAATGTCAGGCAGGTGGGTTCCAGAGTCGTAGGTAGGGAAGGTTTTCttctggaaagaagaaagaatgaaagaggctTGTCTTGAGCGACACCTGGCTTTCCCAGCGTCTCTGAGGCTGATCAAGGTCATTCTGACCCTGAGGCACCCTCGCCAGGCTGGCTGGCTGTCCCCACCCTCTGCTGCTGGCGCTGTGGCCACACAAGCAACGTGCCCGGAAGTGAGATTACTGCTGAGATTTAAGAGCCCAACTCCAGAGCCTCTGCTTCCCTGTTTCTAGGAGAACCGACATGTCATCTGTGGCTTTCACCACCCGCCCCTTTCCCTGGAAAACCACAGGATCTGTATTTTTCTTCAAAGCCATGTAGTTATAAAAGGTGTTTTGATGACTCTCCCTTTTCAAGTCAAGTTTacagtcccccccaccccccgctgccTCCCTTTAGGGTGCACCCCCTGGGGTTCCTACAGACCTGGTCCCGTACCCAGGGCCACGCTCtgtgcctctctctccccagcccagtGGAGGCAGCCTCTTCCTGGTTAGAGGTCCTGCCCTCTCTCACCATGCTGTGTTTTCCTTCCCCAGCGACATTCCTTCTCTCAGTGAGATAGGCTCCAACGTCCAAGGTTGAGTGACCGCTGACGAAAAGGGTGGGGACTAATGCATTTACACCCAACCCCTGCCCGCCTGTGTCTACAGTGATTCTTGTTTCTATGATGATTCCTAACATCAAACctgatctgtttctcttttcatgtGTCCCTGCCACACCACATCTTGCTTTTGGCGAGGAGGTCTCCCATCTCCAGGTGCAAAAAGGAAATACTCCAGGTCCAGCGTGGCACACGGACGTGGGGAGAAAGATATATGCTCTTCTGAAGTAAAACCGAATTCAAAACGGGcagtctgtctctttctctcccacctcACTTTGACAACATCTGGCTTAAAGGTGAGAACTCAGTTGTCTGGGGCCCTTTATTATGGAGCAGAATCAGAATTTGCTTTCTCTTTGGAGTGGAAAAGAGCAACAGAGAAGCAAAAGGCAAAGCCTTCGCAACCGTCATCTGGTTTGCACAGGAGAAAAGCAAACACCGTTAGGATGGTGTGTCCACCCACTGCTGGCGCCTGCCTGCTCCTGGACTCCTGTGTTGGACGTTGACTCTTGTCCTGTGTTCCGTGTTGAAATTACACAGTACTGTGTTTGAAGACGGGCACGCTAAAGCCCCATCAGTTACTAGTCAAGTCCCCTTGCAGGAAAATCTGGTTTCACAAGGGAGTTAGTGATGAAGGTGGGGAGAAACGGGGAGACTGGGGGGAGGCAGGAGTTTTGCAACCAGACAGAGAATTTGACTGAGTATCCATCAGGAAGTCAAGGAATATAGAAAAAGGCTCAACCCAGCTGGAAAGGGCTGCCTCTGATTGTGATGATCTTAAAGAATGACACGGACAGGTCAAATGGACACAGGACCAGCTGGCAGGGGTTCTACTGGCCAAATACAGAACAACATGAACATGAGAATAAATACTAACATAAAGGATTATAATGCATTGAATAAAACAAGGGTCTATGAATCCTTAGGATATAAATCTAAAAAGGGGAAAGCTCTGACTTACAAGTAGACAGTCAGCTAACAAACATACAAGGAATAATGGAACTAGAGAAATCACCATTTGACAACCATCACAGGAACAGTTGAGGTAAGCAAGAATCATCAACAGATGCTGAGACCAGCGGGTGAAAACTTGAGGAGAATGGGATATTTAGTCTCAAAGTAGCTCCCCACCACACGCTTAGGGGTAAAACAGTATCctcacagtggagaaacctggttCACAGCACCTAAATCAAATAATCAAGGGTTAACATCGTGAGTAACGAGACTAGTCGGCAGCCTTGGATGTGATGCACTGAGAACTTGGAGTCACTTCTGTGGTTTTTCTACCAAAAGAGTATAATCTGGATTGAAGCAGGAGGCAACGTCAAACCCAAATTATGGGCTATTCTGCAAAACAACTGGTCTGTGCTCTTTAAAGAAATGTAACtttatgaaaaacaaagacagacTAAAGAACTATTTCAGATTAAAGGAGATGGACGAGACACAACAACCAAATGCAATCATGATCTTTTTTAAGAGGTCATTATTGACACAACTGGTGAAATATGAATAGGTCTGTAGATTAGGTAGTAGTATTAAACCAATGTAAATGTCCTGATCTTGATTATTGGTCTGGAGTTATATAAAAGCATgcccttgttcttaggaaatgcAGAGTAAAGTATTTAGGAGTAGAAGGGCATGGTACCTGTAACTTATTAAAATGATTCAGGAAAaagattgtgtgtgtatgtgtagagaaagagagaaaaataaagcaaatgctaacgtTTGGGGACTGTGACTTTATGAGGGTCCTTTGTACTTTTCTTGCAACTTTTTAGTAAGTCTGATATGATGTCAAAACcaaaagttaaaaggaaaaaaaatagtgggaagtttaaaaaaaaaaaccactaatcTGATGTCTGTTCTTGTTCCGCTTGTCTCCGGGCTAGGACCCATTACCTACAGGAAACCATTGCTACTAAGCTATTCCCTATAAGGAAGcacatggagaaaaggaaaggagctcATCAAAAGCCCACGGGCCTTTCTGGATTTAGCTGTCATTCTGAGTATGTACTAAAGACCTTTCCTCAATATCCAGCCCCAGGCACTAGAACACTGAAGGCAAAGATGCTTCCTGTCCTTGGGCTGCCCCATCTCAGAAGGGGACTTACAGTCTAGGGCATTGCTGTTCATCAGCTGTCAGCCTCCCTTACTGAACACAAGCCCCTCGCAGGCAATGCCTAATCCAGGGCAGCAGCCAGCTTGCCTGGAGCACGTCACACCTGTTATTCAAATAAAGGAATGATTGGTGAGTGACaggtgtgaatgaatgaatggtgagtatgagctttttttttttttttttttttttttttttgcggtacacgggcttctcactgttgtggcctctcccgttgtggagcacaggctccggactcgcaggctcagcggccatggctcacgggcccagccgctccgcggcatgtgggatcttcccggaccggggcacgaactcacatcccctgcatcggcaggcggactctcaaccactgcgccaccagggaagcctgagtatGAGCTTTTATAAATTATTCCAGTAGAAGGTCTACCTTTTCCATGATCAAATCTCACTCCACCCAGTGGTCCAAAACCAAAAGCCAAGTGCATGACACGAACTGAGAGAGACGGGAGGAACCGTGGGTCCTCTTCCCAGCTTGGGAATTACAGTTATGTAATTCCAAGGGTCAAGGACGACCTGCTTCGAGGGCTCTAGTCAATGAATGAATTTTCAGAGCAGCTTCTGGCAAGTGGTTTGAGTTGAGAGAAGTTGGAGTGTTTGGAAGagacataataaaattaaacacttAAATTTCAACTCCGTTTTGAAAAACCAACTTGCCAGTGTTTAGAAAACAGTCCAGGATTTCACCTTAATCTGGCCAGCAggtaaagttgaaaaatatgtAGTGAGTCACTTCTGGGTACTGACCTCTTAGACTCAAGAGGATTGGATAAAAATAACTACCACACACTGAAGAGACCACCAGGtgctttataaaagaaattaaagactgcCTGCCCAACTCCATAGACAGTATTGAAtctacagtggaaaaaggacaagAAGATAATTCTTGACTACTACTCAATCTCTTTCCTCAGCAGAATCATATCCTCCTTTCTGGGAAGGCTTTGAAAACTCTCTGGGACAAAATTTTCTggtgtgttcccttttctcctaaaGAGGTTGAACTTCAGTGATTTTGGAGAACTGGAAAGACTATAAGAAGACGGTTATTATCAGCACCATCAAATAGTTCATTTGATGCACTCCCAACAGTCAATGTGCTACCATATGTGTATCAGCATCACTTAGGACTGGGTTTGATGGAATATTTGTGCAGAGGTGTGTTCAAACCCCTGCCAAAGGGTTCCCTGGTCAAACAGGTTTGGAAACAGCAGAGATGAAAGATGAACACATTCATAGTTATGAAAAAGAACGATTTCACCTTGTTTAACTCAGTAGTTTCCAAAATTATTTGACcacagagccttttttttttccccataaaatatTAACAACCAACAGAACTTGTGTTCTGTGGAACTTTGGGAAAAACAACTGTCATGACAGTCTAATTATCAGGAGGGGTTTTACGCCCCAAACTAATTATTGCCAGGTGGTGGTTGGTGTTTTGGTGAACTCAGCCAGGCAAAGTCTGTGCCAGGTGTGAGAAATCCACTTTCCAGCAGTGGCTTCATCATCAACCATGTGGATGTGGGAAAGCTGTGTAACCTCCTGattcctcagtttctttatctgcccAATGAGTCCATGACATCAAAGCTCTCTTCCAAATCTAACAATTGAAATGGTGAATCAGCGAAGGAAGGCTCCTCCCCTCATGACCCTCTCTCTGACTCGGCTCACACACCGTTATCATTGAACACCGAGACAAGGCAGGCACCAATATCACCGTTTTGCAGGTGGGGAGCTCTGCTCAGTGGTGTGTGAACTACCCCATCCCAATACTGATGGGCTGCGTTTGGGTCCCAAGTCCACAGTCACCCCAACCCATGATCCTGACTGAATGCACAGAGCTTCTCCTCCTGTTTCCTTCCTTCAGGCCCCAAGTTCTCATCTCATTCCCTTAGGTCTGCAGCTCTTTGAAAATGTCTCCTTGGCTTCTTTGCCATAGGGTCCTGCTGACCAACGCCCTGGagccttgagatggggagagtgTGTGCAACAGTAACTTCCCTGGGAGGGGCGAGGACTCAGGTCAGGGGGACTCTGAGAGAGGAGGAGGTACACCTGCTGGACCTCCTTCACTGGGATGTGctgggggagtgtgtgtgtgtgtgggggggggggcagggctggggtatGTGCATGAGGCGGGATGTAGAAGCATCTGAGAAGATTTATCACACCAGCAAGTCAGCACAGCGGTTAAATGAATAATTTAGGGCCAGAGTTGTGGGTTCCAATTCTACCTCCACCATTTATTAGCTTTGTGACCTCTAGGCAAATTTCTTAGCCTCTGTGACCTTTAGCTGtctaatctgcaaaatgggaatgataacagTTCCTGCTTATCAGgattgttttgaaatttaaatgagataaaagtaTGTACGGCATTTACTGTAATGTTTGGCATCCTGCCAGTACTTACTAATGATTACAAGGAGTTAACATTTGAGTGTTTAATATGCATCAAGTACTGTTTTAAGAAATTTCATTTCTCAAATGAAATTTAAGATTGAATGAATTGAATGAATCTTAGATTATTACTTTACAATAATCTTTTAAGGTGGAAaccaggaattattattattattattttggccgaactgcgtggcctgtgggatcttagttccctgaccagggattgaacccgggacacggcagtgaaagcgctgagtcccaaccactggaccactagggaattccctattatttttttaattgaagagtagttgatttgcaatattacattagcttcaggtgtacagtatagtgattcaatattttatagattgtactccatttaaagttatcacaaaataatggttatagttccctgtgctgtacaatagatcctcattgcttatctattttatacataatagttttaaTCCCATACCattgtcttgcccctccccccttccttctccccactggtaaccactagtttgttttctgtatctgtgagtctgtttctgttttgctatattcatttgttttattttttagattccacatatatatgatatcatatatatCACATTTGTCATATGAtatgtcatatgatatcatatttatatatcagtatttgtctttctctgacttctttcactaagcatcatactctctacatccatccatgttgttgtaaatgagtaaatgtaaatttcattcttttttatggctgaataatattccattatatatatcacaccttctttatccattcttctgttgatggacacttaggttgtttccatatcttggctattgtaaacagtgccgctgtgaacattgggatgcatagatcttttcgaattagtgttttattttcttttttggatacacaccctggagtggaattgctgggtcatatggtagctctatttttaattttttgaggatcttccataccgttttccatagtggctgcaccaatttacattcccaccaacactgcacaaAGGTTGGGAGCCAgtattttatagataagtaaaTGGACATAAAAGTTGAAAGTGGTACAGTGTGGCTATTACTaatgctgttgttattgttttcattattattaatacttcctgattatatattaattatataatatttatatatttcatattatattaatataatacctCTTGtaggttttgttgttttctgagtCCACTGCTTTACACAATAAGCAGCAGCTTGTGATCCATTAGCTTTTGCAAAAGGGAACTGGATCCTCTTGATTTGGGCTCTGATAGAATTTCATAGGTGTGGTTTCATCTATTGGCCACCAGATGGCAGTATATAGtggttatataatttaatttcaagGGAAGGACTTGGTATGGGAAAGGCCTCAGACACAGAATTAAAGGCACAAATGGTGTAGGTGCTTTGCCAGGTGGTGAAGTTAGGGAGTAGGTGATGTGGTAAACATTCAGACAATTATTGTGTTAAGTCCTGGTGGCCATAGCACCACCTTACGGCAGGGCTTCCTCCAGCTCTGGCTGGGCATGGGATTTATTCTGTAGTCTGGCCAGACCATGGCGGGGTCAAAAAAC
This DNA window, taken from Delphinus delphis chromosome 5, mDelDel1.2, whole genome shotgun sequence, encodes the following:
- the C5H4orf19 gene encoding uncharacterized protein C4orf19 homolog encodes the protein MGCRCCKMLQSYLLDPVQVPSPGYVNEVNSCKLDEDDAVKLKGKQSREVLVHKDDPPSESSKRTTSRYQTAALQEPCGPPQGPLLPGDTAGGPCAEKTGGAVNGLGPAAALQLAGDPGCPQGDRGSWASATNKGHTTRPFLGGGSARQPDCVLLASGETRVIGNGDSSASCAAGHPAWEIPDHVLQIPAPDYPQLWGSADDDADHVDREEKDCLFKSHTEEEPGQGAPPGAGERGLNMPFSVKRSWDSLNEAVATEVLSVYFKEEDPAQDVPVVESRNGWEETQGSPGDASGETADEDAEVAEALAALEAATAGEDVDEAE